In Gottschalkia purinilytica, one genomic interval encodes:
- a CDS encoding cation transporting ATPase C-terminal domain-containing protein produces PALALGVDPADPDIMKRKPRDPKKNIFAGGLWHMIILQGIIIGGLTLIAFNMGNQINEITGRTMAFITLSLSQIIHTFNVRSLDKSIFKLGLFSNKYLIIANVVSIFSMVIVILIPVLRNIFKLTFLNGQQVMTTIGLSILPLVIVEIVKLIKRISTNN; encoded by the coding sequence TACCAGCATTGGCACTTGGAGTTGATCCAGCTGATCCAGATATTATGAAGAGAAAGCCTAGGGATCCTAAAAAGAATATATTTGCAGGTGGACTTTGGCATATGATTATATTACAAGGGATAATAATAGGAGGATTGACGTTAATAGCATTCAATATGGGAAATCAAATAAATGAAATTACTGGTAGAACAATGGCATTTATTACGCTTAGTTTGTCACAGATAATACATACATTTAATGTAAGATCTCTAGATAAATCCATATTTAAGTTAGGATTATTTTCAAATAAATATTTGATAATTGCTAATGTTGTATCTATATTTTCAATGGTAATAGTAATATTGATACCAGTACTTAGAAATATATTTAAGCTTACTTTTTTAAACGGACAGCAAGTAATGACTACCATTGGACTTTCTATTCTTCCTTTAGTTATAGTCGAAATAGTCAAATTAATAAAAAGAATATCAACAAATAATTAA